A stretch of Brassica napus cultivar Da-Ae chromosome C6, Da-Ae, whole genome shotgun sequence DNA encodes these proteins:
- the LOC106405739 gene encoding U-box domain-containing protein 43 gives MAASCDGSQSDQSSTFEPGIDNIYEAFICPLTKQVMQDPVTLENGQTFEREAIEKWFKECVQNGKPVLCPITSKQLSITDLSPSIALRDTIEEWRARNDCMKLDIARQSLYLGNSEANILLALKNVRDICRNIRLIKRRVRNPQLVRLVTDMLKSTSHEVRYKALQTLRVVVEGDEESKAIVAEGDTVRTIVKFLSKEPRRGREAAVSLLFELSKSELLCEKIGSVHGAILLLVGLTSSKSENVSTVEKADLTLTNLERSEENVRQMASNGRLQPLLAKLLGGSLETKASMASYLGELALNNDVKFNVAQTVGSCLIDLMRSRDMRGAALGALNKISSFEGSAKVLIGTGLLPPLIKDLFYVGPNQLPIRLKEVSATILANIVNIGYEFDKVPVGAHHQTLVSEDVVENLLLLISNTGPEIQGKLLEVLVGLTSCPNSVINVVSAIRNSGAIISLVQFVEVHDNDDLRLAAIKLLHNISPHMSEELASVLRGTVGQLRNLVGIISESTTTITEDQAVAAALLAELPERDWGLTQRLLGDGAFEKIISKIVLIRQGEIRGKRFERTFLEGLVKILARITFALTKEAQAVSFCRENNLASLFLDLLQSYSQDNIQMASAIALENLSLETKNLTVIPELPPPSYCVSIFSCLSKPHVVLGMCKIHQGICSLRDSFCLVEGQAVDKLVDLLDHENDKVVGPALAALSTLLEDGLEVENAVKLIVEADGLTPILNVLLENRTENLRIRAVWMVERILRIEDIARELGEEQNVTAALVDAFQNADFKTKQIAENALRHIDKIPNFSGIFAPTLAK, from the exons ATGGCTGCAAGTTGTGATGGAAGTCAATCAGACCAAAGCTCTACGTTCGAGCCAGGGATCGACAACATATACGAAGCATTCATCTGTCCGTTAACAAAGCAAGTCATGCAAGATCCAGTCACGTTGGAGAACGGCCAGACCTTTGAGCGTGAAGCCATCGAGAAATGGTTCAAGGAATGTGTTCAAAACGGCAAACCTGTGTTATGTCCCATAACTTCCAAGCAGCTTAGCATCACCGATCTAAGCCCGAGTATAGCCTTACGCGACACTATCGAAGAGTGGAGAGCGAGGAATGATTGTATGAAGCTTGACATTGCTCGTCAGTCGCTCTATCTAGGTAACTCCGAGGCGAATATTTTGCTGGCGTTGAAGAATGTCAGAGACATCTGCAGGAACATACGTTTGATCAAACGACGTGTCCGGAACCCTCAGCTTGTAAGGTTGGTTACTGACATGCTGAAAAGTACTAGTCATGAAGTGAGGTATAAGGCTTTGCAGACGCTGCGAGTTGTCGTTGAGGGAGATGAAGAGAGTAAGGCGATTGTGGCTGAGGGAGACACTGTGCGTACTATAGTTAAGTTCTTGTCCAAAGAGCCGCGAAGGGGAAGGGAGGCAGCTGTTTCTTTGTTGTTTGAGTTGTCTAAATCAGAGCTCTTGTGTGAGAAGATTGGTTCGGTTCATGGAGCTATCCTCTTGTTGGTTGGTCTTACAAGCAGCAAGTCGGAGAATGTTTCAACTGTTGAGAAAGCTGATTTGACTTTGACGAACTTGGAGAGGTCAGAGGAAAATGTTAGACAGATGGCTAGTAATGGTAGACTCCAGCCTCTTCTAGCTAAACTTCTTGGAG GTTCACTTGAGACAAAAGCATCCATGGCATCTTATCTTGGAGAGCTTGCCTTAAACAACGATGTGAAATTTAATGTGGCGCAGACCGTTGGTTCTTGTCTTATCGATCTCATGAGAAGCCGTGACATGCGTGGAGCTGCTTTGGGAGCTCTCAACAAGATCTCATCTTTTGAAGGAAGTGCCAAAGTCTTGATCGGCACAGGACTTCTCCCGCCGCTTATCAAAGACCTGTTCTACGTTGGGCCGAACCAGCTTCCCATCCGACTTAAGGAAGTCTCAGCTACCATTCTTGCCAATATAGTCAACATTGGCTATGAGTTTGACAAAGTCCCTGTTGGAGCTCATCACCAAACTCTTGTTTCGGAGGACGTAGTTGAGAACCTACTCCTGCTAATTAGCAACACCGGTCCGGAGATCCAGGGGAAGCTCTTGGAGGTTCTTGTTGGACTAACTAGCTGCCCTAACTCGGTTATAAACGTTGTCTCCGCCATCAGAAACTCAGGTGCCATCATCAGCTTGGTTCAGTTCGTTGAGGTTCATGATAATGATGATCTGCGTTTGGCTGCTATCAAGCTGCTTCATAACATTTCACCGCACATGAGCGAAGAGCTAGCCAGTGTGTTGCGCGGCACTGTTGGACAGCTTAGGAACCTTGTTGGGATCATATCCGAAAGCACAACAACGATCACTGAGGACCAAGCTGTTGCTGCTGCGCTCTTAGCTGAGCTCCCCGAGAGAGATTGGGGTCTGACGCAGAGATTGCTAGGAGACGGTGCTTTCGAGAAAATCATCTCCAAGATTGTTCTTATTCGCCAAGGTGAGATCAGGGGGAAACGGTTTGAGAGAACTTTTCTGGAAGGACTTGTTAAGATACTAGCTAGGATCACCTTTGCACTCACCAAGGAGGCTCAGGCCGTTTCGTTCTGCCGTGAAAACAATCTCGCTTCTCTGTTCCTCGATCTCCTTCAGTCATACAGTCAAGATAACATCCAGATGGCTTCTGCTATAGCTTTGGAGAATCTTTCACTTGAAACCAAGAATCTGACGGTGATACCGGAGCTGCCTCCTCCAAGCTACTGTGTCTCCATTTTTTCATGTCTGAGCAAACCGCATGTTGTTCTAGGGATGTGTAAGATCCATCAAGGGATATGTTCGCTGAGAGACAGCTTTTGTCTTGTTGAAGGACAAGCGGTGGATAAACTGGTTGATCTCTTGGACCATGAGAACGACAAGGTGGTTGGACCAGCACTTGCGGCTCTCTCGACGCTGTTAGAAGACGGTTTGGAAGTAGAAAACGCGGTGAAGTTGATCGTTGAAGCAGACGGGTTAACGCCTATATTGAACGTTCTGTTGGAGAATAGGACAGAAAATTTAAGGATTCGAGCTGTGTGGATGGTTGAGAGGATCTTGCGTATTGAAGATATAGCTAGAGAGCTTGGAGAAGAACAGAACGTGACTGCAGCACTTGTTGATGCATTTCAAAACGCtgattttaaaactaaacagaTCGCTGAGAA